The Starkeya sp. ORNL1 DNA window CTCGCCGAAGCGTTACCCGTGGCGGGACGGATGCGCGGAGTTCCCGGCTCTAGAGCCGGAAAGCCATGTTGTTCGTTCGTCCGGAGGCCTTCCATGAAAGTCGCGTTCCCGCGTCTCGGCTTTGTCGCGTTTGCGATGGCCGCGCTGCTCGCCGGTTGCGGTGACAACCAGCAGGCGCAGCAGGCGCCGCCTTCGCCTCCGGTCACCGTTGCACTGCCGACCAAGAAGACCATCACCGACTATGACGAATATGTCGGGCGCTTCACCGCGGTGGACCTGATCCAGGTCTATGCGCGCGTCTCCGGTTATCTCGACAAGATCGGCTTCATCGATGGCCAGATCGTCAAGCAGAATGACCTGCTCTTCACCATCGACAAGCGGCCCTTCCAGGTGGCGCTCGAGCAGGCGCAGGCCAACCTCGCCAGGTCGCAGGCGGACCTCGATTTCGCGATCTCCGACCTGCAGCGCGCGCAGACCCTGCTCCAGGACAAGACCTCGACCGCCATCTCCAAGCAGACCTTCGACCAGCGCCAGCAGGTCGAGCGCTCGGCGCGCGCGCAGGTCGCTGCGAATGATGCGGCGGTACGTGCCGCCCAGCTCGACCTCGAATTCACCGAGCTGCGCTCGCCGGTCAATGGCCGCATCGGTGACCGCCGCGTCGCGGTCGGCAATCTCGTTACCGGCGGGCAGGGCGGTACCAACACCAATACGTTGCTCGCCACCGTCGTCTCGATCGACCCGATCTATTTCGAGTTCACCTTCGACGAGGCCTCCTACATCCGCTACCAGCGCATGACCAACAAGCGGGACCGCGTGGCGGGCGGACCGGGCGATCCGATCCCGGTACAGCTCGAGCTCATCGACGAGACCGGCTTCCCGCATCAGGGCACGATGGATTTCATCGACAATGTGATCCAGGAGAGCACGGGCACCATCCGCGGCCGTGCCAAGTTCGCCAACCCCACCGCCCAGTTCACGCCCGGCATGTTCGGCCGCATCCGTGTGCCGTCGTCCGATCCGCACGAAGCGATCCTTGTGCCGGACGTCGCCATCGGCACCGAACAGACTCGCAAGTTCGTCTATGTGATGGCCCCCGGCAGCGATCCGCAGGCGCCGCAGATGAAGTACGTCACGCTCGGCCGCGTCGTTGACGGGCTGCGCGTCATCACCACCGGTATCACCGGCGAGGATCGCGTGGTGGTCAACGGGCTGGTCCGCATCCGGCCGGGCGCCAAGGTGGTCGCCCAGGAAGAGCAGGCCAAGCCGCCGGCCGGGACTCCGCCGGCTGGCGCTGCCGCCAAACCCGCTGCAGCGAACTGATCGCGGGAGGTCGGCACATGCGCTTCTCGCACTTCTTCATCGATCGCCCGATCTTCGCCTCGGTGGTTTCCATCGTGGTGATGATCCTTGGCGGCGTGGCGTTCTTCTCGTTGCCGGTCGCGCAGTATCCGGATATCGCGCCACCAGTCATCAACGTGACCGGCCAGTATCCCGGCGCCAGCGCCGAGACGGTGGCCGACACCGTGGTCTCGCCGATCGAGCAGCAGATCAACGGCGTCGAGAAGATGATCTATCTGTCGTCGAACTCGACGGCGGACGGGCGCTTCTCCATCGCCGTGACCTTCGAGGTCGGCACCGATCTCGATATCGCGCAGGTCCAGGTGCAGAACCGCGTCGCCATTGCGGCGCCGCGCCTGCCGCAGGAAGTTCAGCAGATCGGCGTCATCACGGCGAAGAGCTCGCCGGACATATTGATGGCGGTGAGCCTCTACTCGCCGGACGATTCCCGCGACTCGCTGTTCATCTCGAACTACGCCAACCTGCAGATCAAGGATCAGCTGCAGCGCGTGAAGGGCGTCGGCTCGATCACCGTGTTCGGCAGCCGCGACTATGCCATGCAGGTCTGGCTCGACCCGACCAAGCTGCAGGCGCTGAACCTCGCCGCGACTGACGTCGTCGCCGCATTGCAGGCGCAGAACATCCAGGTCGCCTCCGGCGTGCTGAATGCGCCGCCGGTGCCGAAGCAACTCGCCTTCCAGGTGGCGGTACGCACGCTCGGGCGCCTGTCGACGCCCGAGCAGTTCGGCAACATCGTGGTGCGGCAGGTCGGTAATGCCGTGGTGCGCATGCGCGACGTCGCGCGCATCGAGATCGCGGCGCAGGACAATTCGTCCAACTCCTATTTCGATTCAAAGCCCGCGGTGGTGCTTGGCATCTTCCAGCTGCCGGGTTCGAACGCGCTCGCCACCGGCCAGGCCATCGAGGCCGAGATTGCGCGTATCTCCACGAGCTTCCCTGCCGGCGTCGCCTATTCGACCGCCTATAATCCGACGCGCTTCATCGCCCAGTCGGTGGAGGCGGTGGAACACACCATCATCGAGGCGATCATCCTCGTCATCATCGTGGTGGTGCTGTTCCTGCAGACATGGCGCGCCGCGATCATCCCGATCCTGGCGATACCGGTGTCGCTCATCGGCACCTTCTTCGTCATGAGCCTGTTCGGCTTCTCGCTGAACAACCTCTCGCTGTTCGGTCTGGTGCTCGCCATCGGCATCGTGGTGGACGACGCCATCGTCGTGGTGGAGAGCGTCGAGCACAATATCTCGACCGGACTCTCGCCGCGTGACGCCGCCTACAAGACCATGGATGAGGTGGGCGGCGCGCTCGTCGCCATCTCGCTGGTGCTGGCCTCGGTCTTTATTCCCTCGGCCTTCATCACCGGCATATCCGGTGAGTTCTATCGCCAGTTCGCACTGACCATTGCCGGCTCGACGCTGATCTCGCTGCTGGTGTCGCTGACGCTGTCGCCCGCCATGTGTGCGCTGCTGCTGAAGCCGCATCACACCGAACGCAAGACGGCCTGGTACGCCTGGCCGGTGGTTGGCTTCTTCCGCATCTTCAACAAGGGCTTCGACGGCGTCTCGCGCGGCTATGGCTGGCTCACCGGCCGGCTGGTGCGCTTCGCCGTCATCGTGCTCATCGTCTATGCGGGCATCCTCGCCTATGGCTTCACGGTGTTCCGCGACACGCCGCAGGGCTTCATCCCGGCGCAGGACCGCGGCTACCTGATCGTCGCCTCCCAGCTTCCGGGCGGCGCCGCACTCGAGCGCACCAACACGGTGATGACGCGGGCGGCGGAGATCGCGCTGAAGGTTCCCGGCGTCGAGCATGTGGTGAATATCGTCGGCTTCTCCGGCGCCACCTTCACCAACGCGCCGAACGCCGGCGCCATGTTCGTCATCCTCGGGCCGGCGGAAGATCGGGCGAAGGATCCGCGCCAATCCGCGACCGCAATCCAGGGGGCGCTGTTCCAGCAGCTCGCCGGGATCGAGGAAGCGTTCATGATCGTGGTGCAGCCTCCGCCGGTGTCCGGCATCGGCAATGCCGGCGGCTTCCGCATGATGATCGAGGACCGTGGTGGCCGCGGCTTCGACGCCTTGCAGGGCGCGGTCTATGCGATGATGGGCCGGGCCAACCAGACGCCCGGGCTGTCCCAGGTCTACTCGCTGTTCGAGACCTCGACGCCCCAGCTCTTCCTCGACATCGATCGCACCAAGGCGCAACTGCTCGGCATCAACATGGCCGACGCGTTCGCCGCGCTGCAGATCTATATCGGCTCGTCCTATGTCAACGACTTCAACCTGTTCGGCCGCACTTACCGGGTCCAGGCCCAGGCGGACGCGCCATTCCGCCTTACCCCGGAGGACGTGCTGAGGCTCAGGGTAAAAAATACCAATGGCGACACCGTGCCGTTCGGCTCCTTCACCACGGTGCGGGACATTTCCGGGCCGTACCGCGTGCCCCGGTACAATCTCTATCCAGCGGCGGAACTCGACGGCAACACGGCACCCGGCACCTCGCAGGGCCAGGCAATCCAGCTGATGCAGCAGATCGCCAAGGAGACCCTGCCCGAGGGCTTCGCCTTCGAATGGACGACGCTGGCCTATCAGCAGATCAATGCCGGCAACACCGCCATCTTCGCCTTCGCGCTCGGCGTGGTGTTCGTGTTCCTGGTGCTGGCGGCGCAGTATGAGAGCCTGACATTGCCGCTGGCGGTCATCCTCATCGTGCCGATGTGTCTGATCGCCGCCGTCACCGGAATCCTGATACGCGGGATGGACAACAACATCCTCAGCCAGGTCGGCTTCATCGTGCTGATCGGGCTCGCGGCCAAGAACGCCATCCTGATCGTCGAGTTCGCCAAGCAACTCGAGGATCGCGGCGAACCGCGGCAGCAGGCGGCGACGCATGCTGCGCAGCTGCGACTGCGGCCGATCATCATGACGTCGCTCGCCTTCATCCTCGGCGTGGTGCCGCTGGTGCGGGCGACCGGGGCGGGCGCCGAACTGCGCCAGGCGCTCGGCACCGCGGTGTTCTCCGGCATGATCGGCGTGACCGTGTTCGGCCTGCTGTTCACGCCGACTTTCTATGTGGTGTGCCGTTGGCTGGCCAGTCTCGGCGAGCGCCGTCGGCCCGCACCGAACGTCGAGCCGCCAGCGCCGCCGGCGGAAGTGCAGCCGTCAGCGTGAGCGGCGGCTCGCGAATGCTGACCTTCTGCCTCTCCCCGTCGGGGAGAGGGCAGGGGTGAGGGGCTCGCCGCTCCGCAATCGTGTCACCCCTCACCGACCCGCTTCGCGGGCCACCTCTCCCCAACGGGGAGAGGAAAGCCAAGCGTCGCCCGTCAGTCCAGGACGGCCGCCTTCAACAGGCACACCATGGTGGCGTGAGCCGGCTTGGTACCGAGATTGCGGATGACGTGCCGGCGGTCGCAGCGATAGCGCAGCGTCTCGCCGGCGCGGGCCACCTCGACGACGTCCGCGCACTCGACCTCCAGTTCGCCCGACAGCACCGACAGGCACTCGATCGAGCCGCGCTGGTGGCCGTCGGAGACCAGCTCGCCGCCCGGTTCGGCGACGAAGTCGAACCATTGCAGCCATTCCACCGTCTTGATCCAGCCGGTGATGGTGAGGCGGCATTTGCCGTCCTCGGAGACCAGGATCGGCGTGTCGCCCCGGCTCAGATGCTCGACGAACGGCTCGTCGTCGGTGGCGGCGAGGAAGCGCTCGATGGAGACGTCCAGCGCCTGCGACAGCCGCCAGACGGTGGCGAGCGTCGGGTTGGTCTCGTTGCGCTCGATCTGGCTGATGATCGACTTGGCGACGCCGGATTGCTCGGAGAGGTCAGCCAGCGAGAGATTATAGGCCTTGCGCAGCCGCTGGATGGTGCGGCCGAGCTGGCCAGTGATGGCCTGCGCACCGGCATCCATGCCGTCCCGGTCGAGAATTCGCGTGCGGCCCGACATGTACCCTCCTGTGCCTGGCCGGACATTAGCGCATGTTCCGCGAAGGTTGGAAGACTTTTGCGCTCCGAACATGCTCCAACATATTGAATCTAGAGCACTATCTTGTCGCTCGGATGATTCGTCCGAGCGAATGGTGCTCCGGGTTGCGCCCGCGCGACAGCGCAAGGCTGTGAGCTGCCAAAACGTCTCACGTCCACGCGCCTTGCGGGGTTTGCGCGTTGCGATAGCCTCACGCCATGGCAGCCGGAGAGCTGCCGACAAGGCCAACGCCTGGGAGGAAGCCCATGTCCTATCGTCACCTGCTTGCCGCAGGGCTGCTCGTCTGTGCCGCTACGCCTGCCTTCGCCGTCGAGATCACCCGCTCGGTCGAGGTCTCCACGAACCCCGCCAAGACCTGGGAAGCGATCGGCGCCTTCTGCGGCATCGGGGTCTGGCATCCCGCCATCGCTAAATGCGAACTCGGCATGCGGAAGGCGCATGCGGCGCGTACGCTTTCGTTGAAGGGCGGCGGCACCATCCTGGAAGAGGAGCTTGAGCGCAGCGACCGCGGCATGAGCTATACCTATGCCATCCTTGAGAGCCCGCTGCCGGTCGAAGACTACAAGTCCACAATCTCGGTGAAGGAGCACGGCACCGGTTCGACCATCACCTGGGCCGGCAACTTCAAGGCCAAGGGCGCCAGCGATGCCAAGGCGGCCGAAGTCATTACCGGCATCTATGACGCCGGGCTCGGCGGCCTGAAGGCCAAGCTGAAATAAGCGGCACTCGCCATGAAGCGGGGTGCGGATGCCGCCTCGGCGGATTAGGATGTCGCCATGACCGCACATCAACACCCCCTTCTGCCGACCTTCGCCGATGTCGCCTCCGCGGCCGAGCGCCTTGCGCCGGTCGCGGTGCGCACGCCGCTGCTCGCCGTTCCCAAGCTCGACGAGCTGACCGGCGGGCGCGTCTTCGTGAAGCCGGAGCCGCTGCAGCGCACCGGCTCCTTCAAGTTCCGCGGTGCCTATAACCGAATCTCCCGCATCGACGCGGCCGACCGGGCCGGCGGCGTCGTCGCCTGTTCCTCCGGCAACCATGCGCAGGGCGTCGCCGCGGCGGCGACGCTGCTCGGCATGCCGTCGGTCATCGTCATGCCGAAGGATGCGCCGGCGCTGAAGAAGGCGCGCACCATCGCGTTCGGCGGTGAGGTGGTCGAGTATGACCGCGTTACCGAGGATCGCGAGGCGATCGCGCTCGATATCGCGCAGCGGCGCGGCGCTATCTATGTGCCGCCTTATGACGATTTCCACATCATCGCCGGGCAGGGCACGGTCGGGCTGGAGATCGCCGAGGATCTCGCCCGTCTCGGCCTCGCCCCGGACTACGTGCTGGCCAATGCCTCGGGCGGCGGGCTGGTGTCCGGCATCGCGCTGGCGGTGAAGCAGCATTTTCCGCATGCCCATGTGCTGACCGCCGAGCCTGCCGGCTTCGACGACCATGCGCGCTCGTTCCGTGCCGGTCATCGCGAGCGCAACGCGCAGGCCTCCGGCTCGTTCTGCGACGCGCTGCTGGCGCCGACGCCTGGCAAGCTGACCTTCGAGATCAGCTCGAAGCTGGTCGGCGAGGGCGTGGTGGCGAGTGACGAGGAAGTGGCGCGCGCCGTCGCCTTCGCCTTCGAGGAACTGAAGATCGTGGTGGAGCCGGGCGGCGCGGTCGGGCTTGCG harbors:
- a CDS encoding XRE family transcriptional regulator, giving the protein MSGRTRILDRDGMDAGAQAITGQLGRTIQRLRKAYNLSLADLSEQSGVAKSIISQIERNETNPTLATVWRLSQALDVSIERFLAATDDEPFVEHLSRGDTPILVSEDGKCRLTITGWIKTVEWLQWFDFVAEPGGELVSDGHQRGSIECLSVLSGELEVECADVVEVARAGETLRYRCDRRHVIRNLGTKPAHATMVCLLKAAVLD
- a CDS encoding threonine/serine dehydratase, which codes for MTAHQHPLLPTFADVASAAERLAPVAVRTPLLAVPKLDELTGGRVFVKPEPLQRTGSFKFRGAYNRISRIDAADRAGGVVACSSGNHAQGVAAAATLLGMPSVIVMPKDAPALKKARTIAFGGEVVEYDRVTEDREAIALDIAQRRGAIYVPPYDDFHIIAGQGTVGLEIAEDLARLGLAPDYVLANASGGGLVSGIALAVKQHFPHAHVLTAEPAGFDDHARSFRAGHRERNAQASGSFCDALLAPTPGKLTFEISSKLVGEGVVASDEEVARAVAFAFEELKIVVEPGGAVGLAAVLAGRLDLRGMTAAIVLSGGNVDAATFLQCLKIAGRA
- a CDS encoding efflux RND transporter periplasmic adaptor subunit, producing MKVAFPRLGFVAFAMAALLAGCGDNQQAQQAPPSPPVTVALPTKKTITDYDEYVGRFTAVDLIQVYARVSGYLDKIGFIDGQIVKQNDLLFTIDKRPFQVALEQAQANLARSQADLDFAISDLQRAQTLLQDKTSTAISKQTFDQRQQVERSARAQVAANDAAVRAAQLDLEFTELRSPVNGRIGDRRVAVGNLVTGGQGGTNTNTLLATVVSIDPIYFEFTFDEASYIRYQRMTNKRDRVAGGPGDPIPVQLELIDETGFPHQGTMDFIDNVIQESTGTIRGRAKFANPTAQFTPGMFGRIRVPSSDPHEAILVPDVAIGTEQTRKFVYVMAPGSDPQAPQMKYVTLGRVVDGLRVITTGITGEDRVVVNGLVRIRPGAKVVAQEEQAKPPAGTPPAGAAAKPAAAN
- a CDS encoding multidrug efflux RND transporter permease subunit, with protein sequence MRFSHFFIDRPIFASVVSIVVMILGGVAFFSLPVAQYPDIAPPVINVTGQYPGASAETVADTVVSPIEQQINGVEKMIYLSSNSTADGRFSIAVTFEVGTDLDIAQVQVQNRVAIAAPRLPQEVQQIGVITAKSSPDILMAVSLYSPDDSRDSLFISNYANLQIKDQLQRVKGVGSITVFGSRDYAMQVWLDPTKLQALNLAATDVVAALQAQNIQVASGVLNAPPVPKQLAFQVAVRTLGRLSTPEQFGNIVVRQVGNAVVRMRDVARIEIAAQDNSSNSYFDSKPAVVLGIFQLPGSNALATGQAIEAEIARISTSFPAGVAYSTAYNPTRFIAQSVEAVEHTIIEAIILVIIVVVLFLQTWRAAIIPILAIPVSLIGTFFVMSLFGFSLNNLSLFGLVLAIGIVVDDAIVVVESVEHNISTGLSPRDAAYKTMDEVGGALVAISLVLASVFIPSAFITGISGEFYRQFALTIAGSTLISLLVSLTLSPAMCALLLKPHHTERKTAWYAWPVVGFFRIFNKGFDGVSRGYGWLTGRLVRFAVIVLIVYAGILAYGFTVFRDTPQGFIPAQDRGYLIVASQLPGGAALERTNTVMTRAAEIALKVPGVEHVVNIVGFSGATFTNAPNAGAMFVILGPAEDRAKDPRQSATAIQGALFQQLAGIEEAFMIVVQPPPVSGIGNAGGFRMMIEDRGGRGFDALQGAVYAMMGRANQTPGLSQVYSLFETSTPQLFLDIDRTKAQLLGINMADAFAALQIYIGSSYVNDFNLFGRTYRVQAQADAPFRLTPEDVLRLRVKNTNGDTVPFGSFTTVRDISGPYRVPRYNLYPAAELDGNTAPGTSQGQAIQLMQQIAKETLPEGFAFEWTTLAYQQINAGNTAIFAFALGVVFVFLVLAAQYESLTLPLAVILIVPMCLIAAVTGILIRGMDNNILSQVGFIVLIGLAAKNAILIVEFAKQLEDRGEPRQQAATHAAQLRLRPIIMTSLAFILGVVPLVRATGAGAELRQALGTAVFSGMIGVTVFGLLFTPTFYVVCRWLASLGERRRPAPNVEPPAPPAEVQPSA
- a CDS encoding SRPBCC family protein — its product is MSYRHLLAAGLLVCAATPAFAVEITRSVEVSTNPAKTWEAIGAFCGIGVWHPAIAKCELGMRKAHAARTLSLKGGGTILEEELERSDRGMSYTYAILESPLPVEDYKSTISVKEHGTGSTITWAGNFKAKGASDAKAAEVITGIYDAGLGGLKAKLK